Proteins encoded by one window of Paenibacillus sp. DCT19:
- a CDS encoding ThiF family adenylyltransferase, protein MLHQFSRTELAIGPAGLDALKNSTVAVLGIGGVGGIAVEALARSGIGRIILIDKDVVDITNINRQIHALTTTVGQKKADLMVERVKLINPECDAIALNMFYTEETYEELFKYELDYVLDASDTIIYKVHLIKECLKRNIPVISSMGAANKMDPTKFQVADISKTSMDPIARVVRTKLRKDGIKKGVKVVFSTEEPLKPRADVTQKIVPENAPEIRKAKQPPASNAFVPPVAGLIMVSVAVKELLEKAEKQEA, encoded by the coding sequence ATGCTCCATCAATTTTCCAGAACAGAGCTGGCCATCGGACCTGCAGGTCTAGATGCTCTCAAAAATAGTACCGTAGCTGTACTCGGCATTGGCGGCGTAGGCGGTATTGCAGTAGAAGCCCTTGCGCGCAGCGGTATTGGACGTATCATCCTGATTGATAAAGACGTGGTGGATATCACGAATATCAACCGCCAGATTCACGCGTTGACAACAACCGTAGGTCAGAAAAAAGCCGATCTGATGGTTGAACGGGTGAAGCTGATCAATCCTGAGTGTGATGCGATTGCGCTGAATATGTTTTACACGGAAGAAACGTACGAGGAACTGTTCAAATATGAATTGGATTATGTGTTGGATGCATCCGACACAATCATCTATAAAGTCCACCTCATTAAAGAGTGCCTGAAACGTAACATTCCAGTGATCTCCAGCATGGGTGCGGCAAATAAAATGGATCCGACGAAATTCCAGGTTGCGGATATTTCCAAGACATCCATGGACCCGATTGCTCGTGTAGTGCGTACGAAGCTTCGTAAAGACGGTATCAAAAAAGGCGTGAAGGTGGTATTCTCAACAGAAGAGCCACTCAAACCACGCGCAGATGTTACGCAGAAAATCGTACCGGAGAACGCACCAGAAATACGTAAAGCCAAACAGCCACCAGCGAGTAATGCCTTTGTTCCACCGGTAGCTGGACTGATTATGGTCAGCGTTGCGGTGAAAGAACTGCTTGAAAAAGCAGAGAAGCAAGAGGCATAA
- the aspS gene encoding aspartate--tRNA ligase: MKRSHHCGALTPAHIGETVTLNGWVQTRRDLGGVLFIDLRDRSGIVQVVFNPAYSGEALQIADRVRSEYVIAVTGKVVKRDEETVNKNLPTGEIEVQITEIEVLNAAKTPPFFIEDGVEVDESLRLKYRYLDLRRPEMFETLKLRSKASKVFRDYLDGEEFVEVETPILTKSSPEGARDYLVPSRVHEGEFFALPQSPQIYKQLLMVGGLERYYQIARCFRDEDLRADRQPEFTQVDIETSFLQQDDLLPMMEELMAKLLRETKGIELELPFQRITYADAMGKYGSDKPDLRFGMELVEMNDIVANSGVKVFASVIEKGGEVKVLNAKGCGTWSRKEIDDLGPFAARYGAKGLAWIQVKDGEFKGPIVKFFTPEEIEAVKERTGAEEGDLLLFSADTKKVVADVLGALRLKIGRQLGLIDDSKFKFAWVVDFPLLGYDEDAKRYVAEHHPFTRPKDEDVHLFDTDPGAIRAQAYDLVLNGYEVGGGSMRIYKRDVQEKMFAALGLSPEVANEKFGYLLEAFEYGTPPHGGIAFGLDRLVMLLAGRTNLRETIAFPKTASATDLLMNAPSEVDNSQLEQLHIRVARKPVAEKK; encoded by the coding sequence ATGAAAAGAAGTCATCATTGCGGCGCATTAACACCCGCACACATCGGTGAAACAGTAACATTAAACGGTTGGGTTCAGACTCGCCGTGACCTTGGGGGCGTACTCTTCATTGATCTACGTGACCGTAGTGGAATTGTACAAGTTGTCTTTAACCCAGCTTACTCAGGCGAAGCTCTGCAAATCGCAGACCGTGTACGTAGTGAGTACGTAATCGCTGTTACCGGTAAAGTCGTTAAGCGTGACGAAGAGACGGTAAACAAAAACTTGCCTACAGGCGAGATTGAAGTTCAAATTACAGAAATCGAAGTGCTGAATGCAGCCAAAACACCTCCATTCTTCATCGAAGATGGCGTTGAAGTTGATGAATCACTTCGTTTGAAATATCGTTACCTGGACCTGCGTCGTCCGGAAATGTTCGAAACATTGAAACTGCGTTCCAAAGCATCTAAAGTATTCCGTGATTATCTGGATGGAGAAGAGTTCGTTGAGGTAGAAACACCAATCTTGACTAAGAGCTCCCCGGAAGGTGCGCGTGACTATCTTGTACCAAGCCGTGTGCATGAAGGTGAATTCTTCGCCCTGCCACAATCCCCACAGATCTACAAGCAATTGCTGATGGTCGGTGGATTGGAGCGCTATTATCAAATCGCACGTTGTTTCCGTGATGAGGATCTGCGTGCAGACCGTCAACCGGAATTCACGCAAGTCGACATCGAGACTTCCTTCTTGCAACAGGATGACCTGCTGCCAATGATGGAAGAGCTTATGGCTAAATTGCTTCGTGAAACAAAAGGTATTGAGCTTGAACTGCCATTCCAACGTATCACGTATGCAGATGCAATGGGTAAATACGGCTCAGACAAACCAGATCTGCGTTTTGGCATGGAGCTGGTAGAAATGAACGATATCGTAGCGAATAGCGGTGTTAAAGTATTTGCTTCTGTCATCGAAAAAGGCGGAGAAGTAAAAGTACTGAACGCTAAAGGCTGTGGTACATGGAGCCGTAAAGAAATCGACGACCTCGGACCATTCGCAGCGCGTTACGGTGCTAAAGGTCTGGCATGGATTCAAGTGAAAGATGGCGAGTTCAAAGGGCCAATCGTGAAGTTCTTCACGCCTGAAGAGATTGAAGCCGTTAAAGAACGTACAGGTGCAGAGGAAGGCGACTTGTTGCTCTTCTCCGCTGACACGAAAAAAGTCGTTGCTGACGTTCTGGGCGCATTGCGTCTGAAAATTGGCCGTCAACTCGGTCTGATTGATGATAGCAAATTCAAGTTTGCTTGGGTTGTAGACTTCCCACTGCTTGGATATGATGAAGATGCGAAACGTTATGTGGCGGAACACCATCCGTTCACACGTCCAAAAGATGAAGATGTACATTTGTTCGACACAGACCCAGGTGCAATTCGCGCTCAAGCCTATGACCTTGTTCTGAATGGTTATGAAGTCGGTGGCGGTTCGATGCGTATCTACAAACGTGACGTGCAAGAAAAAATGTTTGCAGCCCTGGGATTGTCTCCAGAAGTGGCTAATGAGAAATTCGGTTACTTGCTCGAAGCATTCGAATACGGAACGCCACCACATGGCGGTATTGCCTTTGGTCTTGACCGTCTCGTGATGTTGCTTGCTGGTCGTACGAACCTGCGTGAAACGATTGCCTTCCCGAAAACGGCAAGTGCAACCGATCTGCTCATGAATGCACCTTCTGAAGTAGACAACTCGCAATTGGAACAACTTCACATCCGTGTAGCCCGTAAACCGGTAGCGGAAAAGAAATAA
- the hisS gene encoding histidine--tRNA ligase produces MAFQKPTGTQDLLPGVVEKWQYVEEKARDLCRRFNYREIRTPIFEQTSLFVRGVGETTDIVEKEMYTFDDKGNRSMTLRPEGTAGVVRAYVENKIYGEPDVSKLYYIGPMFRYERPQAGRQRQFHQFGVEAIGALDPAIDAEVIALGYQLCVELGLKDVKVEINSVGNPTSRAAYREQLLGFLRPMKDTLCKDCQSRMERNPLRVLDCKVDQDKFVGAPSILDSLDEESLNHFAKLKAYLDDFGVDYAVNNRLVRGLDYYTLTAFELKAQGIGAIDTVGGGGRYNGLVGDIGGPDQPGIGFGIGLERIQLILEHQNIDVTTLAPLDVYFVALGEAADREVNRQLFKLRQSGLSGERDYLGRKMKAQMKSADRFKARYTAILGDDELERGEIALKSMDTGEQQTVKLEDLVTAIQGK; encoded by the coding sequence ATGGCTTTTCAAAAACCAACAGGTACACAAGATTTGTTGCCTGGCGTTGTAGAGAAGTGGCAGTACGTAGAAGAAAAAGCACGTGACCTCTGCCGCCGCTTCAACTATCGTGAAATTCGCACACCGATTTTCGAACAGACTTCTTTGTTTGTGCGAGGTGTAGGAGAGACGACGGATATTGTCGAGAAGGAAATGTACACGTTTGACGATAAGGGTAATCGAAGTATGACTCTTCGTCCTGAGGGCACTGCTGGTGTGGTGCGAGCTTATGTGGAGAATAAAATCTATGGTGAACCCGATGTAAGCAAACTGTACTATATTGGTCCGATGTTCCGTTATGAGCGTCCGCAAGCAGGGCGTCAGCGTCAGTTTCATCAGTTTGGCGTAGAGGCGATCGGAGCACTTGATCCAGCTATTGATGCAGAAGTAATTGCACTCGGTTACCAACTATGTGTAGAGCTTGGCTTGAAGGATGTCAAAGTTGAGATCAACTCCGTGGGCAATCCAACCAGTCGTGCGGCTTACCGCGAACAATTGCTGGGCTTCCTCAGACCGATGAAGGATACCCTCTGCAAAGATTGCCAATCTCGGATGGAGCGTAACCCCCTGCGTGTGCTCGATTGCAAAGTAGATCAGGATAAATTCGTTGGTGCACCGTCCATTCTGGACAGTCTTGATGAAGAGTCTCTGAATCACTTTGCCAAGCTAAAAGCATATCTGGATGACTTCGGTGTAGACTATGCCGTGAACAATCGTCTCGTACGTGGACTGGATTATTATACACTCACTGCTTTTGAGTTGAAGGCACAAGGTATTGGTGCAATTGATACTGTAGGTGGCGGTGGTCGATATAACGGTCTTGTCGGAGATATCGGCGGGCCAGATCAGCCAGGGATTGGATTCGGGATTGGTTTGGAGCGGATTCAGCTCATTCTGGAACACCAAAACATTGACGTTACCACGCTTGCTCCGCTCGATGTTTACTTTGTCGCTTTAGGCGAGGCAGCGGATCGCGAAGTGAACCGTCAGCTGTTCAAACTTCGCCAATCCGGTTTATCTGGAGAACGTGACTACCTGGGTCGTAAGATGAAAGCTCAGATGAAGTCGGCAGACCGCTTCAAAGCACGTTACACCGCCATTCTCGGTGATGATGAGCTAGAGCGCGGTGAGATTGCACTGAAATCCATGGATACCGGTGAACAACAGACAGTGAAGCTTGAAGACTTGGTCACTGCAATCCAAGGTAAGTAG
- a CDS encoding type 1 glutamine amidotransferase domain-containing protein — MSKVAFLLANDFEDSEMQVPYDEVKKAGHEVEIIGLKAGESLKGKGGKVTYTSDKAISEVSSSDYDAVVIPGGSSPENLRTDANILKFVTEINSAKKPIAAICHGPQILASADLLKGRTVTSYPPLKDDMVNAGAEFKDHEAVVDGNYITSRTPEDEPAFVRELLKVI; from the coding sequence ATGAGTAAAGTTGCTTTTTTATTGGCGAATGATTTTGAAGATTCGGAAATGCAGGTGCCATATGATGAAGTGAAAAAAGCTGGACATGAAGTAGAGATCATTGGTTTGAAAGCAGGAGAATCGCTAAAAGGTAAGGGAGGAAAAGTAACCTATACCTCAGATAAGGCGATCTCAGAGGTTTCCTCATCCGATTATGATGCGGTAGTTATACCTGGTGGTTCTTCTCCTGAAAATCTGCGGACAGATGCAAACATTTTGAAGTTTGTAACGGAGATTAATAGTGCGAAGAAACCAATCGCGGCAATCTGCCATGGTCCACAGATTTTGGCAAGTGCTGATTTGCTCAAAGGTCGTACCGTGACGTCATATCCACCGCTTAAGGATGATATGGTGAATGCTGGGGCAGAATTTAAGGATCATGAAGCTGTAGTGGATGGAAACTATATTACATCCAGAACACCTGAGGATGAGCCAGCATTTGTCCGTGAATTGTTGAAAGTCATTTAA
- the dtd gene encoding D-aminoacyl-tRNA deacylase produces the protein MRVLVQRCKEAQVTVDNELTGRIESGLMLLVGITHEDTEKDAQYLADKVAGLRIFEDEQEKMNLSLLDVGGAVLSVSQFTLYGDCRKGKRPSFAAAAKPDIAETLYELFNQLLRDKGIQVETGRFGAMMDVTFTNWGPVTLMLESPNNPSA, from the coding sequence ATGAGAGTGCTTGTGCAACGCTGTAAAGAGGCTCAGGTTACTGTGGATAACGAATTGACGGGACGAATTGAGTCGGGACTAATGCTGCTCGTTGGCATTACACATGAGGATACGGAAAAGGACGCTCAGTATTTGGCTGACAAAGTTGCAGGACTTCGCATTTTCGAAGATGAGCAGGAGAAGATGAATCTTAGCTTATTGGATGTGGGCGGAGCCGTGTTGTCTGTATCTCAATTTACGTTATACGGTGACTGCCGCAAAGGGAAACGTCCAAGCTTCGCGGCTGCAGCTAAACCAGATATAGCTGAAACATTATATGAGCTGTTCAATCAGTTACTACGGGATAAAGGGATTCAGGTGGAAACGGGGCGTTTCGGCGCTATGATGGATGTGACCTTCACGAATTGGGGGCCAGTCACCCTGATGCTTGAAAGTCCTAATAATCCAAGCGCATGA
- a CDS encoding bifunctional (p)ppGpp synthetase/guanosine-3',5'-bis(diphosphate) 3'-pyrophosphohydrolase, whose product MGIEQLLEKAGAYIKEPDLIRIREAYEFADQAHHGQTRKSGEPYILHPLAVADIVVNMQMDTISIIAALLHDVVEDTTVSLEEIRNHFGNTCAMLVDGLTKLERIQFRSKEEQQNENYRKMFIAMAQDIRVIVIKLADRLHNMRTLKFQSEESQRRISYETLEIFCPIANRLGISAIKWEMEDIALRYLNPQQYYRIANLMHKKRAEREQYIDTVMDGITSKLEEMGIQADLSGRPKHIYSVFKKMTTKNKQFNEIYDLLAIRIIVDNIKDCYATLGIIHTLWKPMPGRFKDYIAMPKANMYQSLHTTVVGPNGEPTEVQIRTWDMHRTAEFGIAAHWAYKEGVASGNNFEDKITFFREILELQNEAQDASEFVESLKMDFFSDLVFVFTPKGEVIELPTGSVPLDFAYRIHTEVGNRTIGAKVNGRIVPLDYHLKTGDIIEILTSKHSYGPSQDWLKIAKSSHARAKIKQWFKKERREENVEKGRESCERELKRMGLDPSAWMTDDKLQEAAKKYAFNDIDDMLAAVGFGGITAAQIVTKATEKLRKEQEESSLLELNSEMRELKPAPERKNRPTNGIRVKGIDNLLVRFARCCNPVPGDEIIGYVTRGRGVSVHRSDCPNIPTSADGEEAARVIEVEWEENIEASYSVDIEITGHDRNGLLNEVLQAVSESKTNISAVTGRTDKNKLALVHVTILIRNTDHLHSVVERIKRVKDVYSVHRIMQ is encoded by the coding sequence ATGGGCATAGAGCAATTACTCGAGAAGGCCGGAGCCTACATCAAAGAACCCGATCTGATTCGCATACGTGAAGCTTACGAATTTGCGGATCAGGCACATCACGGACAGACGCGAAAATCGGGAGAACCTTATATTCTGCATCCGCTTGCGGTTGCCGATATTGTTGTGAACATGCAGATGGACACCATCTCCATTATTGCAGCGCTTCTTCATGATGTAGTAGAAGACACTACGGTGTCCCTTGAAGAAATTCGCAATCATTTTGGCAATACGTGTGCTATGCTTGTTGACGGCTTGACGAAGCTGGAACGAATTCAGTTCCGCTCCAAAGAAGAGCAACAGAACGAGAACTATCGTAAGATGTTTATTGCTATGGCGCAGGATATTCGTGTAATCGTCATTAAATTAGCAGACCGACTGCATAATATGCGGACGTTGAAATTTCAATCGGAAGAAAGCCAGCGTCGCATCTCGTATGAAACGTTGGAGATTTTCTGTCCAATTGCCAACCGCCTTGGTATATCTGCAATCAAATGGGAAATGGAGGACATCGCCCTCCGTTATTTGAATCCGCAGCAATACTACCGTATTGCGAATCTGATGCACAAGAAGCGTGCAGAACGAGAGCAATACATTGATACGGTTATGGACGGAATTACGAGCAAGCTCGAAGAGATGGGAATTCAGGCAGACCTATCAGGTCGTCCGAAACATATCTACAGCGTCTTTAAGAAAATGACAACGAAGAACAAGCAGTTCAATGAGATATATGACCTGCTTGCCATCCGTATTATTGTGGATAATATTAAGGATTGTTATGCTACGCTCGGAATTATACACACGTTATGGAAACCGATGCCAGGACGTTTTAAAGATTATATCGCCATGCCGAAGGCCAACATGTATCAATCCTTGCATACAACGGTCGTTGGCCCTAACGGTGAACCAACCGAGGTTCAGATCAGAACTTGGGATATGCACCGTACCGCTGAGTTCGGTATCGCTGCCCACTGGGCGTACAAGGAAGGCGTGGCTTCAGGCAATAATTTTGAGGATAAAATTACGTTCTTCCGTGAAATTCTCGAACTTCAGAATGAGGCTCAAGATGCTTCTGAGTTTGTGGAATCGCTCAAAATGGACTTTTTCTCTGATCTCGTGTTTGTATTTACACCGAAGGGAGAAGTCATTGAACTTCCGACAGGCTCTGTGCCACTCGATTTTGCGTACAGGATTCATACGGAAGTAGGTAATCGTACGATTGGAGCTAAGGTGAATGGTCGTATTGTACCACTCGATTATCACCTGAAGACCGGTGACATTATTGAGATTTTGACGTCCAAGCATTCGTATGGTCCGAGTCAGGACTGGCTCAAAATCGCCAAGTCGTCACATGCGCGAGCTAAAATCAAGCAATGGTTTAAGAAGGAACGACGTGAAGAGAATGTGGAAAAAGGACGCGAGAGCTGTGAACGTGAGCTCAAACGTATGGGGCTTGATCCATCTGCTTGGATGACGGACGACAAGTTACAGGAAGCAGCCAAAAAATACGCATTTAACGACATTGACGATATGCTTGCAGCTGTTGGGTTCGGCGGAATCACGGCTGCGCAGATTGTGACCAAAGCAACAGAGAAGCTGCGCAAAGAGCAGGAAGAATCCAGCTTGCTGGAACTGAATTCCGAGATGCGTGAGTTGAAGCCTGCACCAGAACGCAAAAATCGTCCGACAAATGGCATTCGTGTCAAAGGAATAGATAATCTGCTCGTTCGTTTTGCCCGCTGTTGCAACCCTGTGCCTGGAGATGAAATTATCGGATATGTTACACGTGGACGCGGCGTTTCTGTCCATCGAAGCGACTGTCCAAATATCCCAACAAGCGCAGATGGAGAAGAAGCAGCACGTGTAATTGAGGTCGAGTGGGAAGAGAATATTGAAGCGAGCTACAGTGTGGATATTGAAATTACAGGTCATGATCGCAATGGCTTGCTTAATGAGGTACTTCAAGCTGTCTCTGAAAGTAAAACGAATATTTCTGCCGTTACAGGACGGACAGACAAAAATAAATTAGCATTGGTGCATGTCACTATTTTGATTCGTAATACAGATCATCTGCATTCCGTGGTAGAACGAATCAAACGGGTGAAGGATGTTTATTCGGTGCACCGGATCATGCAGTAA
- the uraA gene encoding uracil permease — protein MQREIQVNQKMPLGSGSLLSLQHLFAMFGSTVLVPNLFGVDPSMILLMNGIGTLLYILMCKGKIPAYLGSSFAFIAPVQSVLLTHPGNGYSMALGAFIITGIVFCLVALIIKYAGTGWINVVFPPAAMGAIVALIGLELIPVAAGMAGLINPEPLKNPDWVPQAKPIILSMVTLGVTVLGAVTFRGFPKIIHILIGIISGYALGFLMKAVETDKIAEASIVSLPTITTPTFDWSVILTILPVALVVIVEHIGHLLVTSSIVGKDLSKDPGLHRSLLGNGVSTILSGFVGSTPNTTYGENIGVMALTKVYSIYVIGGAAIIAIVLSFSGTFSALISYIPPAVMGGVSLLLFGVIAASGLRILVEQKVDFTKPTNLILTTLVLVVGLSGAEISFYGVHLKGMALATIVGIFMSLLFKLFEVIGWSNDKSEKQPLTEKTPD, from the coding sequence GTGCAACGCGAAATTCAGGTTAATCAAAAGATGCCGCTCGGCTCAGGTTCACTGCTAAGCCTTCAGCATTTGTTCGCCATGTTTGGAAGTACGGTGCTTGTGCCGAATCTCTTCGGTGTTGACCCAAGTATGATTTTGCTAATGAACGGTATTGGTACATTACTTTACATACTCATGTGTAAGGGAAAGATTCCTGCGTACCTCGGTTCCAGCTTTGCCTTTATTGCACCAGTACAGTCTGTCTTGCTCACTCATCCAGGCAACGGATATTCAATGGCTCTTGGTGCTTTTATCATCACAGGTATCGTGTTCTGCCTTGTAGCTCTCATTATTAAGTATGCAGGCACAGGTTGGATTAACGTTGTGTTTCCACCAGCAGCTATGGGTGCGATTGTAGCGTTAATTGGGTTAGAGCTCATTCCTGTTGCAGCCGGAATGGCTGGGCTGATTAATCCAGAACCTCTTAAAAATCCTGACTGGGTTCCACAGGCTAAACCTATTATTTTATCGATGGTAACCTTAGGTGTGACTGTACTGGGTGCTGTAACGTTCCGTGGCTTTCCCAAAATCATTCATATTTTGATTGGGATTATATCCGGTTACGCACTTGGTTTCTTAATGAAAGCTGTCGAAACGGATAAGATTGCTGAAGCTAGTATTGTCTCTCTTCCGACAATCACCACACCAACGTTTGATTGGTCGGTCATTCTAACCATTTTACCTGTAGCTCTCGTTGTTATTGTAGAACATATTGGTCACTTGCTGGTAACGAGCAGTATTGTAGGTAAAGATCTGTCCAAAGACCCAGGTCTGCATCGCTCCTTGCTTGGTAACGGCGTCTCCACCATTCTATCTGGTTTTGTTGGATCTACTCCAAACACAACCTATGGCGAAAATATCGGCGTTATGGCCTTAACCAAAGTATACTCGATCTATGTGATTGGTGGCGCAGCCATTATAGCGATTGTACTTTCCTTCTCAGGTACATTCTCGGCCCTGATCTCGTATATCCCTCCAGCAGTTATGGGTGGTGTCTCACTACTTCTGTTTGGAGTCATTGCAGCATCCGGATTACGTATTCTGGTTGAACAAAAAGTGGACTTTACTAAACCAACCAATTTGATTCTGACAACCCTCGTGCTCGTGGTTGGATTAAGTGGAGCGGAAATAAGCTTCTATGGTGTTCATCTCAAAGGTATGGCACTTGCAACAATTGTTGGTATATTTATGAGCCTGCTATTCAAACTGTTTGAAGTGATAGGCTGGTCTAACGATAAGTCAGAGAAACAACCTTTGACAGAGAAAACACCAGACTAA
- a CDS encoding adenine phosphoribosyltransferase encodes MDFKEYIRVIPDFPQPGISFKDITTLLKDGEMYRNAINELKTMVSDLKIDVIAGPEARGFVVGAPLAYALGVGFAPIRKSGKLPGETIEVGYDLEYGKDTLAMHTDAIEKGQNVLIADDLLATGGTIATSINLIEQLGGKVVGAAFLIELSDLNGRSKLPEIDVFTLMNY; translated from the coding sequence TTGGATTTTAAAGAGTATATTCGTGTCATTCCTGACTTTCCACAACCAGGAATCAGCTTCAAGGACATTACGACATTGTTGAAGGATGGAGAAATGTACCGCAATGCGATCAATGAGCTCAAAACAATGGTTTCTGATCTCAAAATTGATGTAATTGCCGGACCTGAAGCACGTGGTTTCGTTGTAGGCGCTCCTCTGGCTTATGCTCTTGGTGTCGGTTTTGCCCCGATCCGTAAAAGCGGAAAATTGCCAGGAGAGACGATTGAAGTTGGATATGATCTCGAGTATGGCAAAGATACGCTCGCTATGCATACAGATGCGATCGAAAAGGGACAAAATGTTCTGATTGCTGACGATCTGCTTGCAACGGGTGGAACGATTGCGACTTCGATCAATCTGATTGAACAATTGGGTGGTAAAGTTGTTGGTGCAGCTTTCCTGATTGAGCTGTCTGATCTGAATGGTCGTTCCAAGTTGCCTGAAATTGACGTATTTACACTGATGAATTACTAA